From a region of the Tursiops truncatus isolate mTurTru1 chromosome 13, mTurTru1.mat.Y, whole genome shotgun sequence genome:
- the CEP76 gene encoding centrosomal protein of 76 kDa isoform X1: protein MSLPPEKASELKQLIHQQLSKMDVHGRIREILAETIREELAPDQQQLSTEDLIKALRRRGIIDDVMKELNFVTDNVDQELPSSPKQPVGFTDRQSTLLKKTNIDPTRRYLYLQVLGGKAFLEHLQEPEPLPGQACSTFTLCLHFRNQRFRSKPVPCACEPDFHDGFLLEVHRENLGDGTRMADSTTMLSISDPVHMVLIKTDIFAETTLVASYFLEWRSVLGSENGVTNLTVELMGVGTESKVSVGILNIKLEMYPPLNQTLSQEVVNTQLALERQKTAEKERLFLVYAKQWWREYLQIRPSHNSRLVKIFAQDENGINRPVCSYVKPLRAGRLLDTPRQAARFVNVLGYERAPVIGGGGKQEQWCTLLAFLCRNKGDCEDHANLLCSLLLGYGLEAFVCVGTKAKGVSHAWVMTCGTDGTITFWESLTGHRYLHKPTSPDEPSAAEQPKPLYPYRTIGCVFNHQMFLGNCQPSDSVESCVFDLNDESKWKPMSEEAIKSVCAPGATTSLPPFPPLCASTIDASVTSNEIEMQLRLLVSEHRKDLGLTTVWEDQLSYLLSPALASYEFERTTSISAGNEEFQDAIRRAVPDGHTFKGFPIHFVYRNARRTFATCLRSPFCEEIICCRGDQVRLAVRVRVFTYPESACAVWIMFACKYRSVL, encoded by the exons ATGTCGCTGCCTCCGGAGAAGGCGTCCGAGCTGAAGCAGCTCATCCACCAGCAGCTGAGCAAG ATGGATGTCCATGGCAGGATAAGAGAAATCCTTGCTGAGACCATACGGGAAGAACTGGCACCTGATCAACAACAGTTATCAACGGAAGATTTGATCAAAGCCCTTAGACGCCGGGGAATCATTGATGATGTGATGAAAGAACTTAATTTTGTTACT GATAATGTTGATCAAGAACTCCCTTCCTCTCCAAAACAACCTGTTGGCTTTACTGACAGACAATCAAcgttgttaaaaaaaa CTAATATTGATCCAACACGGAGGTATCTTTACCTTCAGGTTTTGGGTGGAAAAGCTTTCTTGGAACATCTGCAAGAACCTGAGCCTTTACCAGGACAAGCTTGTTCAACCTTTactttatgtttacattttcGAAACCAACGTTTTCGTTCTAAACCTGTTCCATGTGCCTGTGAACCAGATTTTCATGATGGCTTTTTACTTGAAGTACACAGAGAAAATTTAG GTGATGGAACTAGAATGGCTGATTCAACAACAATGTTATCAATAAGTGACCCAGTTCATATGGTGCTAATCAAAACAGACATATTTGCCGAGACCACTTTAGTAGCATCCTATTTTCTTGAATGGCGATCGGTTTTGGGCTCAGAAAATGGAGTGACCAATCTTACTGTGGAACTTATGGGTGTAG GCACAGAATCAAAAGTTTCTGTgggaattttaaatataaaacttgagATGTACCCACCACTCAATCAAACATTATCTCAGGAAGTAGTGAACACACAG ctTGCTTTGGAACGTCAGAAAACTGCAGAGAAAGAGCGTTTATTTCTTGTGTATGCTAAGCAGTGgtggagagaatatttgcaaattcGACCCTCACACAATTCACGGCTGGTTAAGATTTTTGCACAG gATGAAAATGGGATAAATAGACCAGTCTGTTCTTACGTTAAACCACTTCGAGCTGGGAGGCTTCTGGATACTCCAAGGCAAGCAGCAAGATTTGTTAATGTCCTTGGTTATGAAAGAGCCCCTGTTATCGGAGGAGGAGGTAAACAGGAACAGTGGTGCACTCTGCTGGCCTTTCTCTGTAGAAACAAG GGAGACTGTGAAGACCATGCCAACCTCCTGTGCAGCCTCCTTCTCGGATATGGGCTGGAAGCCTTTGTCTGTGTCGGGACAAAGGCCAAGGGAGTGTCCCACGCGTGGGTTATGACGTGTGGGACTGATGGAACCATCACTTTTTGGGAGAGTTTAACAGGACACAG GTACCTCCACAAACCTACGAGTCCTGATGAGCCTTCAGCTGCTGAACAGCCCAAACCGTTGTACCCGTATAGAACAATCGGTTGTGTTTTCAATCATCAGATGTTCCTGGGAAACTGTCAGCCCTCTGACTCAGTAGAAAGCTGTGTATTTGATTTGAATGATGAGTCCAAATGGAAACCCATGAGTGAGGAAGCAATTAAATCCGTTTGTGCTCCAGGGGCCACcacgtccctccctcccttccctccgcTGTGTGCGTCCACGATCGATGCTTCGGtaacaagcaatgaaattgaaatgcAGCTCAGGCTACTGGTGTCGGAACACAGGAAG GATCTTGGCCTCACTACTGTTTGGGAAGACCAGCTTTCCTATCTCTTATCACCGGCTCTGGCATCTTATGAATTTGAGCGTACAACCAGTATATCTGCGGGCAATGAAGAATTTCAGGACGCCATCAGGAGGGCTGTACCTGATGGTCACACATTTAAAGGGTTCCCGATACACTTTGTGTATAGAAATGCGCGGCGCACCTTTGCCACATGTCTTCG gTCTCCTTTCTGTGAAGAAATAATCTGTTGCCGTGGAGACCAGGTGCGACTGGCAGTTCGTGTCCGAGTGTTTACTTACCCTGAATCTGCATGTGCTGTTTGGATCATGTTTGCTTGTAAATATCGCTCAGTACTATAG
- the CEP76 gene encoding centrosomal protein of 76 kDa isoform X3, giving the protein MSLPPEKASELKQLIHQQLSKMDVHGRIREILAETIREELAPDQQQLSTEDLIKALRRRGIIDDVMKELNFVTDNVDQELPSSPKQPVGFTDRQSTLLKKSDGTRMADSTTMLSISDPVHMVLIKTDIFAETTLVASYFLEWRSVLGSENGVTNLTVELMGVGTESKVSVGILNIKLEMYPPLNQTLSQEVVNTQLALERQKTAEKERLFLVYAKQWWREYLQIRPSHNSRLVKIFAQDENGINRPVCSYVKPLRAGRLLDTPRQAARFVNVLGYERAPVIGGGGKQEQWCTLLAFLCRNKGDCEDHANLLCSLLLGYGLEAFVCVGTKAKGVSHAWVMTCGTDGTITFWESLTGHRYLHKPTSPDEPSAAEQPKPLYPYRTIGCVFNHQMFLGNCQPSDSVESCVFDLNDESKWKPMSEEAIKSVCAPGATTSLPPFPPLCASTIDASVTSNEIEMQLRLLVSEHRKDLGLTTVWEDQLSYLLSPALASYEFERTTSISAGNEEFQDAIRRAVPDGHTFKGFPIHFVYRNARRTFATCLRSPFCEEIICCRGDQVRLAVRVRVFTYPESACAVWIMFACKYRSVL; this is encoded by the exons ATGTCGCTGCCTCCGGAGAAGGCGTCCGAGCTGAAGCAGCTCATCCACCAGCAGCTGAGCAAG ATGGATGTCCATGGCAGGATAAGAGAAATCCTTGCTGAGACCATACGGGAAGAACTGGCACCTGATCAACAACAGTTATCAACGGAAGATTTGATCAAAGCCCTTAGACGCCGGGGAATCATTGATGATGTGATGAAAGAACTTAATTTTGTTACT GATAATGTTGATCAAGAACTCCCTTCCTCTCCAAAACAACCTGTTGGCTTTACTGACAGACAATCAAcgttgttaaaaaaaa GTGATGGAACTAGAATGGCTGATTCAACAACAATGTTATCAATAAGTGACCCAGTTCATATGGTGCTAATCAAAACAGACATATTTGCCGAGACCACTTTAGTAGCATCCTATTTTCTTGAATGGCGATCGGTTTTGGGCTCAGAAAATGGAGTGACCAATCTTACTGTGGAACTTATGGGTGTAG GCACAGAATCAAAAGTTTCTGTgggaattttaaatataaaacttgagATGTACCCACCACTCAATCAAACATTATCTCAGGAAGTAGTGAACACACAG ctTGCTTTGGAACGTCAGAAAACTGCAGAGAAAGAGCGTTTATTTCTTGTGTATGCTAAGCAGTGgtggagagaatatttgcaaattcGACCCTCACACAATTCACGGCTGGTTAAGATTTTTGCACAG gATGAAAATGGGATAAATAGACCAGTCTGTTCTTACGTTAAACCACTTCGAGCTGGGAGGCTTCTGGATACTCCAAGGCAAGCAGCAAGATTTGTTAATGTCCTTGGTTATGAAAGAGCCCCTGTTATCGGAGGAGGAGGTAAACAGGAACAGTGGTGCACTCTGCTGGCCTTTCTCTGTAGAAACAAG GGAGACTGTGAAGACCATGCCAACCTCCTGTGCAGCCTCCTTCTCGGATATGGGCTGGAAGCCTTTGTCTGTGTCGGGACAAAGGCCAAGGGAGTGTCCCACGCGTGGGTTATGACGTGTGGGACTGATGGAACCATCACTTTTTGGGAGAGTTTAACAGGACACAG GTACCTCCACAAACCTACGAGTCCTGATGAGCCTTCAGCTGCTGAACAGCCCAAACCGTTGTACCCGTATAGAACAATCGGTTGTGTTTTCAATCATCAGATGTTCCTGGGAAACTGTCAGCCCTCTGACTCAGTAGAAAGCTGTGTATTTGATTTGAATGATGAGTCCAAATGGAAACCCATGAGTGAGGAAGCAATTAAATCCGTTTGTGCTCCAGGGGCCACcacgtccctccctcccttccctccgcTGTGTGCGTCCACGATCGATGCTTCGGtaacaagcaatgaaattgaaatgcAGCTCAGGCTACTGGTGTCGGAACACAGGAAG GATCTTGGCCTCACTACTGTTTGGGAAGACCAGCTTTCCTATCTCTTATCACCGGCTCTGGCATCTTATGAATTTGAGCGTACAACCAGTATATCTGCGGGCAATGAAGAATTTCAGGACGCCATCAGGAGGGCTGTACCTGATGGTCACACATTTAAAGGGTTCCCGATACACTTTGTGTATAGAAATGCGCGGCGCACCTTTGCCACATGTCTTCG gTCTCCTTTCTGTGAAGAAATAATCTGTTGCCGTGGAGACCAGGTGCGACTGGCAGTTCGTGTCCGAGTGTTTACTTACCCTGAATCTGCATGTGCTGTTTGGATCATGTTTGCTTGTAAATATCGCTCAGTACTATAG
- the CEP76 gene encoding centrosomal protein of 76 kDa isoform X4: protein MSLPPEKASELKQLIHQQLSKMDVHGRIREILAETIREELAPDQQQLSTEDLIKALRRRGIIDDVMKELNFVTDNVDQELPSSPKQPVGFTDRQSTLLKKTNIDPTRRYLYLQVLGGKAFLEHLQEPEPLPGQACSTFTLCLHFRNQRFRSKPVPCACEPDFHDGFLLEVHRENLGDGTRMADSTTMLSISDPVHMVLIKTDIFAETTLVASYFLEWRSVLGSENGVTNLTVELMGVGTESKVSVGILNIKLEMYPPLNQTLSQEVVNTQLALERQKTAEKERLFLVYAKQWWREYLQIRPSHNSRLVKIFAQDENGINRPVCSYVKPLRAGRLLDTPRQAARFVNVLGYERAPVIGGGGKQEQWCTLLAFLCRNKGDCEDHANLLCSLLLGYGLEAFVCVGTKAKGVSHAWVMTCGTDGTITFWESLTGHRYLHKPTSPDEPSAAEQPKPLYPYRTIGCVFNHQMFLGNCQPSDSVESCVFDLNDESKWKPMSEEAIKSVCAPGATTSLPPFPPLCASTIDASVTSNEIEMQLRLLVSEHRKVSFL from the exons ATGTCGCTGCCTCCGGAGAAGGCGTCCGAGCTGAAGCAGCTCATCCACCAGCAGCTGAGCAAG ATGGATGTCCATGGCAGGATAAGAGAAATCCTTGCTGAGACCATACGGGAAGAACTGGCACCTGATCAACAACAGTTATCAACGGAAGATTTGATCAAAGCCCTTAGACGCCGGGGAATCATTGATGATGTGATGAAAGAACTTAATTTTGTTACT GATAATGTTGATCAAGAACTCCCTTCCTCTCCAAAACAACCTGTTGGCTTTACTGACAGACAATCAAcgttgttaaaaaaaa CTAATATTGATCCAACACGGAGGTATCTTTACCTTCAGGTTTTGGGTGGAAAAGCTTTCTTGGAACATCTGCAAGAACCTGAGCCTTTACCAGGACAAGCTTGTTCAACCTTTactttatgtttacattttcGAAACCAACGTTTTCGTTCTAAACCTGTTCCATGTGCCTGTGAACCAGATTTTCATGATGGCTTTTTACTTGAAGTACACAGAGAAAATTTAG GTGATGGAACTAGAATGGCTGATTCAACAACAATGTTATCAATAAGTGACCCAGTTCATATGGTGCTAATCAAAACAGACATATTTGCCGAGACCACTTTAGTAGCATCCTATTTTCTTGAATGGCGATCGGTTTTGGGCTCAGAAAATGGAGTGACCAATCTTACTGTGGAACTTATGGGTGTAG GCACAGAATCAAAAGTTTCTGTgggaattttaaatataaaacttgagATGTACCCACCACTCAATCAAACATTATCTCAGGAAGTAGTGAACACACAG ctTGCTTTGGAACGTCAGAAAACTGCAGAGAAAGAGCGTTTATTTCTTGTGTATGCTAAGCAGTGgtggagagaatatttgcaaattcGACCCTCACACAATTCACGGCTGGTTAAGATTTTTGCACAG gATGAAAATGGGATAAATAGACCAGTCTGTTCTTACGTTAAACCACTTCGAGCTGGGAGGCTTCTGGATACTCCAAGGCAAGCAGCAAGATTTGTTAATGTCCTTGGTTATGAAAGAGCCCCTGTTATCGGAGGAGGAGGTAAACAGGAACAGTGGTGCACTCTGCTGGCCTTTCTCTGTAGAAACAAG GGAGACTGTGAAGACCATGCCAACCTCCTGTGCAGCCTCCTTCTCGGATATGGGCTGGAAGCCTTTGTCTGTGTCGGGACAAAGGCCAAGGGAGTGTCCCACGCGTGGGTTATGACGTGTGGGACTGATGGAACCATCACTTTTTGGGAGAGTTTAACAGGACACAG GTACCTCCACAAACCTACGAGTCCTGATGAGCCTTCAGCTGCTGAACAGCCCAAACCGTTGTACCCGTATAGAACAATCGGTTGTGTTTTCAATCATCAGATGTTCCTGGGAAACTGTCAGCCCTCTGACTCAGTAGAAAGCTGTGTATTTGATTTGAATGATGAGTCCAAATGGAAACCCATGAGTGAGGAAGCAATTAAATCCGTTTGTGCTCCAGGGGCCACcacgtccctccctcccttccctccgcTGTGTGCGTCCACGATCGATGCTTCGGtaacaagcaatgaaattgaaatgcAGCTCAGGCTACTGGTGTCGGAACACAGGAAG gTCTCCTTTCTGTGA
- the CEP76 gene encoding centrosomal protein of 76 kDa isoform X2, producing MDVHGRIREILAETIREELAPDQQQLSTEDLIKALRRRGIIDDVMKELNFVTDNVDQELPSSPKQPVGFTDRQSTLLKKTNIDPTRRYLYLQVLGGKAFLEHLQEPEPLPGQACSTFTLCLHFRNQRFRSKPVPCACEPDFHDGFLLEVHRENLGDGTRMADSTTMLSISDPVHMVLIKTDIFAETTLVASYFLEWRSVLGSENGVTNLTVELMGVGTESKVSVGILNIKLEMYPPLNQTLSQEVVNTQLALERQKTAEKERLFLVYAKQWWREYLQIRPSHNSRLVKIFAQDENGINRPVCSYVKPLRAGRLLDTPRQAARFVNVLGYERAPVIGGGGKQEQWCTLLAFLCRNKGDCEDHANLLCSLLLGYGLEAFVCVGTKAKGVSHAWVMTCGTDGTITFWESLTGHRYLHKPTSPDEPSAAEQPKPLYPYRTIGCVFNHQMFLGNCQPSDSVESCVFDLNDESKWKPMSEEAIKSVCAPGATTSLPPFPPLCASTIDASVTSNEIEMQLRLLVSEHRKDLGLTTVWEDQLSYLLSPALASYEFERTTSISAGNEEFQDAIRRAVPDGHTFKGFPIHFVYRNARRTFATCLRSPFCEEIICCRGDQVRLAVRVRVFTYPESACAVWIMFACKYRSVL from the exons ATGGATGTCCATGGCAGGATAAGAGAAATCCTTGCTGAGACCATACGGGAAGAACTGGCACCTGATCAACAACAGTTATCAACGGAAGATTTGATCAAAGCCCTTAGACGCCGGGGAATCATTGATGATGTGATGAAAGAACTTAATTTTGTTACT GATAATGTTGATCAAGAACTCCCTTCCTCTCCAAAACAACCTGTTGGCTTTACTGACAGACAATCAAcgttgttaaaaaaaa CTAATATTGATCCAACACGGAGGTATCTTTACCTTCAGGTTTTGGGTGGAAAAGCTTTCTTGGAACATCTGCAAGAACCTGAGCCTTTACCAGGACAAGCTTGTTCAACCTTTactttatgtttacattttcGAAACCAACGTTTTCGTTCTAAACCTGTTCCATGTGCCTGTGAACCAGATTTTCATGATGGCTTTTTACTTGAAGTACACAGAGAAAATTTAG GTGATGGAACTAGAATGGCTGATTCAACAACAATGTTATCAATAAGTGACCCAGTTCATATGGTGCTAATCAAAACAGACATATTTGCCGAGACCACTTTAGTAGCATCCTATTTTCTTGAATGGCGATCGGTTTTGGGCTCAGAAAATGGAGTGACCAATCTTACTGTGGAACTTATGGGTGTAG GCACAGAATCAAAAGTTTCTGTgggaattttaaatataaaacttgagATGTACCCACCACTCAATCAAACATTATCTCAGGAAGTAGTGAACACACAG ctTGCTTTGGAACGTCAGAAAACTGCAGAGAAAGAGCGTTTATTTCTTGTGTATGCTAAGCAGTGgtggagagaatatttgcaaattcGACCCTCACACAATTCACGGCTGGTTAAGATTTTTGCACAG gATGAAAATGGGATAAATAGACCAGTCTGTTCTTACGTTAAACCACTTCGAGCTGGGAGGCTTCTGGATACTCCAAGGCAAGCAGCAAGATTTGTTAATGTCCTTGGTTATGAAAGAGCCCCTGTTATCGGAGGAGGAGGTAAACAGGAACAGTGGTGCACTCTGCTGGCCTTTCTCTGTAGAAACAAG GGAGACTGTGAAGACCATGCCAACCTCCTGTGCAGCCTCCTTCTCGGATATGGGCTGGAAGCCTTTGTCTGTGTCGGGACAAAGGCCAAGGGAGTGTCCCACGCGTGGGTTATGACGTGTGGGACTGATGGAACCATCACTTTTTGGGAGAGTTTAACAGGACACAG GTACCTCCACAAACCTACGAGTCCTGATGAGCCTTCAGCTGCTGAACAGCCCAAACCGTTGTACCCGTATAGAACAATCGGTTGTGTTTTCAATCATCAGATGTTCCTGGGAAACTGTCAGCCCTCTGACTCAGTAGAAAGCTGTGTATTTGATTTGAATGATGAGTCCAAATGGAAACCCATGAGTGAGGAAGCAATTAAATCCGTTTGTGCTCCAGGGGCCACcacgtccctccctcccttccctccgcTGTGTGCGTCCACGATCGATGCTTCGGtaacaagcaatgaaattgaaatgcAGCTCAGGCTACTGGTGTCGGAACACAGGAAG GATCTTGGCCTCACTACTGTTTGGGAAGACCAGCTTTCCTATCTCTTATCACCGGCTCTGGCATCTTATGAATTTGAGCGTACAACCAGTATATCTGCGGGCAATGAAGAATTTCAGGACGCCATCAGGAGGGCTGTACCTGATGGTCACACATTTAAAGGGTTCCCGATACACTTTGTGTATAGAAATGCGCGGCGCACCTTTGCCACATGTCTTCG gTCTCCTTTCTGTGAAGAAATAATCTGTTGCCGTGGAGACCAGGTGCGACTGGCAGTTCGTGTCCGAGTGTTTACTTACCCTGAATCTGCATGTGCTGTTTGGATCATGTTTGCTTGTAAATATCGCTCAGTACTATAG